CAGGAGAACAGCGAGAATTATTTCCGCTAGAAAGAGACCCATTTCCGAATATCGGAACACAAGGCGGATTCCAAGGATACCTCGAAAAATATAGGTATCGTGTTCAAACCTCACAAAATGCAAAACAAGATTGGGGTTCGTTAATGGTTGACCATGGATATCAGGGGATGTTTGATGGATTTATTGATTCGATAATTCATAATACACCGGAACCGTGTGATGTCGTAGCAGGATATCGTGCAACGTTACTCTGTAATCTAGCAATACAATCAATTCATCTTAATCAACCGCTGCCGATACCGGCGGAAAAATGGGATATGTATGTTCATTTAGAATAGCCAAGCCTGATGATTTATCCCGAATCATAGAATAGGAAATATTCTATCAATAATCTTATGCCTCGAGGGATGAATAGCTTGAAAGGTAAAACGCAGGCTTGTTAAGCATCATTTTCTCACTCAGCGATAGCTCGTGTAACGTTGCAGTCTCCTGCAACTAAATAGTATCGAATCCTAATAGGCATTGGCATAATCTATTCCAGCGGCTCAGATAGGATAATAGGCGCTATCAAAAAAAAGCACGCGAGAAACTATATATTGGGATCTAACTCCGAACAACTTCGGTTTCCCCTCTCTATTTCAATTGGCACAACGATATGTTGGTGTCGCGATTTCTCAGCTGCGAATACTATCAGATGAGTTTCAAGCGTTTCTTCAGGACCAGATAGAATAAGCGTCGGGTCATCTTTTGCTACTGCGGTAATAAATGTGTGCAGGAGTTCGAAATCACCGCCGCTATGTCCTTTCAAAACTGGATAGTCGACCTTATCCGGTAAGATTTCTTGCCAAGTATCAGTTAAAAAATCAAAATGTCGTAATTTCGTCCCGTCACCTTCCAATTGACCGAGCGTCCCGAAAATCCGAACTTGCCGCGGTGCGGATTCGGTAAACGCTATCATGGTGAACGAAGCAGTACGATTACCAGCAAAAAGCAGGTTAACCACCTGATTATCAACCACATCATTATCACATGCATAAACGCACCGGCCATACGGACCGTCCCGTAACGCGATAATAACGTTCGGCTCGTTTACTTCCGGAGTTATAATACTCACCGGCCAGGTGGTAATTCCCCGCGCTAAACATCCTAAATATATTTTTTTCGCTGAATAGGGACATTTCGATTCAATCGAACAATCGAGACATCGATCCCCCGCTCCCACAGGTTTTTCTTCAGGACGGAAATGTTTTAAGGTACCAAATGATTGAACGGCTATGCAGGGGACGCCCATGATATATCGAATCCAATCAAGGTCATGACAACTTTTTGCTAATAACATCGGAGAAGATTCCGCTTCATTCCGCCAATTCCCACGAACGAACGAATGTGCTTGATGCCAATATCCGACCGGCTCTAACAATTGGATATTAACTACATCACCGATAAGTCCGCTGGTAACCAGTTGTTTCACTTTACGCGTATATGAGGTATACCGCATAGTATGGCATACCGCAAAGATGATATGCGAGTTTCGTACCTGCTCGGCAATCCGTCGGCAATCCGTTTCATTTGATGCCATGGGTTTTTCAAGCAGGATATGGTATCCTTGTTTACTAAACGCAATCGCTGGTTCAGTATGCATCGTATCTTGCGTGGCGATAATTACCGCATCAGCAAATTTTGGACGGTCGGCTAGTTCCCGCCAGTCATTCGCGATATTCTCTGAAGGGATCTGATGCAGCTGTGCTAACCTAGTTCGATAGTATTCTCTCGGTTCAGCCACTCCAATTACTCTCATACGGTCAGGAAATGCTATTGCATACGTACCGTAATTATACCCTCGTGATCCAGCTCCGATTATAATAACTGATATTGGATTCATATCATTTTACCATTTTAACTCTTTTACTCGTTATCACATTTAAATACCACTTTCATTGTGCTAATTCTATATCAAATTAATTTGATTACCCTGATATTCCAGCTAGGTTCAGAGTTTCAGCAAAATGACATGCTGAATAATGCGGTTTAGCACTCATTGGATTAATATTAACGAATGCTGGCGATTCAAGCTTACAAATTTCTTTTGCATATCGACATCGCGGATGAAAATAACAACCAGTCGGCGGATTTGCTGGGTCAGCGATATCTCCTTCGAGGATAATTCGTTTCTTTTTCTCTTTATACCCTGGTTCCGGACTCGATGCTGCGGATAGTAACGCTTCTGTATAAGGATGTTTCGGCATCGCAAACAGTTCTTCGGTATCAGCTAATTCAACGAGTTTACCTACATACATCACTGCAATCCGTTCACTGATATGCTCAACTGCAGCTAAATTATGCGCAATAAATAAATAGGTTAATTTGAATTTCTCCTGTAACTCTTGCAATAAATTCAGAATTTGCGCTTGCACGGAAACATCTAACGCTGAAATCGGTTCGTCGGCAACAACAAATTTTGGTTCTGATATCAACGCCCGGGCTATTGCGATTCGCTGCCGTTGTCCGCCGCTAAACGCATGCGGATATCGTCGTAAATGCTGCGGATCTAACCCAACATGTTTGAGCATTTCTGCAACACGATGCTCAATTTCAGTTTTATTGGTAACCAATCTATTTACAATCAGTGGTTCAGCAATGATTTCCATAACATTCATTCTCGGGTTCAATGACGAATACGGATCCTGAAAAATCAGGCGTAACCACCGCCTGATTTCTTTCAACTGTTCTTTTTCTAATCGGCAAATATCTACCGGTTCGTGGGATTCATCAAACCGAAACAATATTCTTCCGGACGTAGGTTCAATCGCACGAAGTAAACAACGACCAACGGTTGTTTTCCCGCAGCCGCTCTCTCCGACTAATCCAACCGTCTCCCCGTGTCGAATATCAAAACTAATCTCGTCAACCGCTTTTACCAATCCGACAATACGGCGGGTTAACCCTTTAGTTGCAATAAAATATTTCTTTAACTTATCAACCTGTAACAGTACATCACTACGCATTTTATTGATATAGATGACACCAAACAGAATGATTCAAAGCTATAACCGTTTCGTTCGGTTTCTGCTCTTTACATATTGTACCAATATAATTCGGACATCGGGGATGGAACGGACATCCGCTCGGTCGCTCGTATAAACTTGGGACGGTCCCGCTGATGACCGCTAATTTTGATTTCGATTTTTTACCTAACTTCGGGATTGCCGCAAGTAATCCCCGGGTATATGGATGTTTCGGGTTTATAAAAATATTATTTACTGCTCCATATTCTATATTTTCGCCTAGATACATGATCAATATTTTTTTCGCCAATTCGGCAATAATTCCCAAATCGTGGGTGATAAGAATAACCGACATTTTCAATTCCTGCTGTAGCTGGATTAGTAAATCGATAATTTGTGCTTGAATGGTTGCATCTAATGCAGTAGTCGGTTCATCTGCAATTAGCAGCTTCGGATTGCAGGATAACGCCATAGCAATCATTGCCCGTTGTCGCATCCCGCCGGATAGATGGAATGGATAGGCATCAAGTTGTTGTTCCGGTTTCGGCATTTTCACTTTCCGCAGCATCGCAATTGCTTGCTCGCGCGCATCAGCTTTACTACTTTTCCGATGTAAGCGAATGACTTCCATAATCTGGTTTCCGATCGTATGGACTGGACTGAACGAAGTCATCGGTTCCTGAAATACCATCGCAATTTCTTTTCCGCGAATCGCCCGAATTTCGCTTCCTAATGGGTCTTGTTTAGCTAAGTCAATTATCCTGACCCCATTATAATGTGAATGGAATAAAATCTCGCCGTCAACAATTTGCGCGTGTTTCGGCAGAATACGAAGTATCGATAACGCAGTTATACTTTTCCCGCAGCCACTTTCTCCGGCAATTCCGAGAACTTCACCCGGATTAACTGAAAAAGATACACCGTTGAGCGCCTTTAAAACACCTTCACGAGAATAAAAATAGGTTTTAAGATTTTTTACCGAAAGTAACTGGTTATCCTG
This portion of the bacterium genome encodes:
- a CDS encoding Gfo/Idh/MocA family oxidoreductase, with amino-acid sequence MNPISVIIIGAGSRGYNYGTYAIAFPDRMRVIGVAEPREYYRTRLAQLHQIPSENIANDWRELADRPKFADAVIIATQDTMHTEPAIAFSKQGYHILLEKPMASNETDCRRIAEQVRNSHIIFAVCHTMRYTSYTRKVKQLVTSGLIGDVVNIQLLEPVGYWHQAHSFVRGNWRNEAESSPMLLAKSCHDLDWIRYIMGVPCIAVQSFGTLKHFRPEEKPVGAGDRCLDCSIESKCPYSAKKIYLGCLARGITTWPVSIITPEVNEPNVIIALRDGPYGRCVYACDNDVVDNQVVNLLFAGNRTASFTMIAFTESAPRQVRIFGTLGQLEGDGTKLRHFDFLTDTWQEILPDKVDYPVLKGHSGGDFELLHTFITAVAKDDPTLILSGPEETLETHLIVFAAEKSRHQHIVVPIEIERGNRSCSELDPNI
- a CDS encoding ABC transporter ATP-binding protein, with amino-acid sequence MRSDVLLQVDKLKKYFIATKGLTRRIVGLVKAVDEISFDIRHGETVGLVGESGCGKTTVGRCLLRAIEPTSGRILFRFDESHEPVDICRLEKEQLKEIRRWLRLIFQDPYSSLNPRMNVMEIIAEPLIVNRLVTNKTEIEHRVAEMLKHVGLDPQHLRRYPHAFSGGQRQRIAIARALISEPKFVVADEPISALDVSVQAQILNLLQELQEKFKLTYLFIAHNLAAVEHISERIAVMYVGKLVELADTEELFAMPKHPYTEALLSAASSPEPGYKEKKKRIILEGDIADPANPPTGCYFHPRCRYAKEICKLESPAFVNINPMSAKPHYSACHFAETLNLAGISG
- a CDS encoding ABC transporter ATP-binding protein; translated protein: MQDNQLLSVKNLKTYFYSREGVLKALNGVSFSVNPGEVLGIAGESGCGKSITALSILRILPKHAQIVDGEILFHSHYNGVRIIDLAKQDPLGSEIRAIRGKEIAMVFQEPMTSFSPVHTIGNQIMEVIRLHRKSSKADAREQAIAMLRKVKMPKPEQQLDAYPFHLSGGMRQRAMIAMALSCNPKLLIADEPTTALDATIQAQIIDLLIQLQQELKMSVILITHDLGIIAELAKKILIMYLGENIEYGAVNNIFINPKHPYTRGLLAAIPKLGKKSKSKLAVISGTVPSLYERPSGCPFHPRCPNYIGTICKEQKPNETVIALNHSVWCHLYQ